Proteins from one Gimesia maris genomic window:
- a CDS encoding type II secretion system F family protein: MFIELVTVATFLLVCFVIFLIGDAISAGHRTGRNKNSKYDERGANYYKTSKVGVFSRALAGVIPQSSQEISKIELDLKRAGYYRSTALVEYLATRNMLVVLVLIGTGVGCVLADPGSNLPEIILIAGLLIAGAGYGLPRIVLQNQANRRVHRIQRGLPDALDLVMMCLTGGVPLRTALERVTDEVRFSHPDIAVEFEIIRRHADANSMADALKQFAKRIDAPDVNALSLMISQTERLGTNVSTALIDFADGVRRKYRQRAEENSSKTSIKLLFPIIFCMAPPIYILFFGPAVLELRNFLIREHRPGGILEPTTYGDSISTTSESVRQQAENSGL; encoded by the coding sequence ATGTTTATCGAACTCGTCACCGTTGCCACTTTCCTGTTAGTCTGTTTTGTTATCTTCCTGATCGGAGACGCAATTTCAGCAGGCCATCGTACAGGCAGGAATAAGAATTCAAAGTACGATGAACGAGGTGCCAATTATTACAAAACATCTAAGGTTGGTGTCTTCAGTCGTGCGCTTGCTGGTGTGATTCCACAATCCAGCCAGGAAATCAGTAAAATTGAGCTCGATTTGAAACGGGCCGGTTATTATCGCTCAACGGCACTGGTCGAATATCTGGCTACTCGAAACATGCTTGTCGTTCTTGTTTTAATTGGGACGGGCGTTGGTTGTGTATTGGCAGATCCCGGTTCGAACCTGCCTGAAATTATTCTGATCGCTGGATTACTCATTGCCGGTGCAGGCTATGGGCTGCCTCGAATTGTCCTGCAAAATCAAGCAAATCGTCGTGTGCATCGCATCCAGAGAGGTCTGCCCGATGCACTTGACCTGGTGATGATGTGCCTGACCGGTGGAGTCCCATTACGCACGGCATTAGAACGCGTCACCGATGAAGTCCGTTTTTCTCACCCGGACATTGCCGTCGAATTTGAAATTATACGCAGGCATGCTGATGCAAACTCCATGGCAGATGCTTTAAAACAGTTTGCTAAACGGATCGATGCACCAGACGTGAATGCCCTGTCTTTAATGATTTCGCAGACAGAGCGACTGGGGACAAATGTTTCGACGGCATTGATCGATTTTGCTGATGGGGTACGAAGAAAATACCGACAACGGGCTGAAGAGAACTCCAGCAAAACCAGCATCAAGCTGTTATTCCCGATCATCTTTTGCATGGCTCCCCCCATTTATATTCTGTTCTTCGGACCAGCGGTTCTTGAACTGCGTAATTTTCTGATCCGTGAACATCGCCCGGGAGGAATTCTTGAGCCAACGACTTATGGAGATTCCATCAGTACGACATCTGAGTCAGTCCGTCAGCAGGCTGAAAATAGCGGTCTGTAA
- a CDS encoding sigma 54-interacting transcriptional regulator, with translation MMHLPGILYTSDTQIGLKLNCQLEEINLKLKTIFCHEDLKRALQESSQTVLFIDLRADQSIQEIEDRKSILQYMREQCTTPVKVVSIIDQFIPLELLESANFLTDSYLEYPPVPEEIQSLADDLDSIDPVVKSTDLPESRRIFDQNRYVVTYTEAMIPILDQITKIARHNVTLLLVGETGTGKTTLASMIHELSPRSAEPFQNIACGALPSDLIESELFGHLRGSFTGADRSKIGRFEAAGKGTLLLDEIDILSSKDQAKLLKVIETGQFEPVGSTESRISEARLIVAANVELDELTRNNKFRSDLYYRLNVLQFRLPALRERPHDIIPLAVQFITECCEQHGITISKIHRSVPEMLKQYHWPGNLRELKNQIQRAVLFSNQGELTADEFSPNIIVEVDQSNQAKLYQDMESKSLADQVAISEKHLLQKSLSENGYRKTATAKALGISRVGLYKKMRKYGMLEQKKSTTKKKIQAEN, from the coding sequence ATGATGCACCTGCCTGGAATTCTCTATACCTCGGACACCCAAATCGGATTGAAGCTCAACTGTCAACTGGAAGAGATCAATCTGAAGTTGAAAACGATTTTCTGCCATGAGGATCTGAAGCGTGCACTTCAGGAATCGAGCCAGACTGTATTATTCATCGATTTACGTGCCGATCAGTCTATTCAGGAAATTGAGGATCGGAAGTCAATCCTGCAATATATGCGCGAGCAATGTACAACCCCCGTTAAGGTGGTTTCCATCATTGACCAGTTTATTCCCCTTGAGCTACTGGAGTCTGCCAACTTTCTGACAGACAGTTATCTGGAATACCCGCCTGTACCTGAAGAAATTCAGTCACTTGCAGATGACCTGGATTCCATTGATCCTGTGGTAAAATCAACCGACTTGCCAGAATCGCGTCGAATTTTTGATCAAAACAGGTACGTTGTCACTTACACCGAAGCAATGATTCCCATTCTTGATCAAATCACAAAAATTGCCCGGCACAATGTCACACTGCTTCTGGTTGGTGAAACAGGTACCGGGAAAACGACTCTGGCTTCCATGATACACGAGCTCTCACCAAGAAGCGCAGAACCTTTTCAGAACATTGCCTGTGGTGCACTCCCTTCCGATTTGATTGAAAGCGAATTGTTCGGTCACCTGAGAGGATCGTTTACCGGCGCTGATCGCTCCAAAATTGGTCGCTTTGAAGCAGCAGGAAAGGGGACTCTGCTTCTGGACGAAATTGATATTCTCTCATCCAAAGACCAGGCAAAATTACTGAAAGTAATTGAGACAGGGCAGTTTGAACCTGTTGGATCCACAGAGTCCCGCATTTCTGAAGCACGGCTTATCGTCGCTGCTAACGTGGAACTGGATGAACTTACCCGCAATAACAAATTTCGTTCTGATTTATATTATCGACTGAATGTTCTCCAGTTTCGGCTACCGGCGCTCCGCGAGCGTCCCCATGATATTATTCCACTCGCTGTCCAGTTTATTACGGAATGTTGTGAGCAACATGGAATTACCATATCAAAAATACATCGCAGTGTGCCTGAAATGCTCAAACAGTACCACTGGCCTGGGAATCTGCGTGAATTAAAAAACCAGATTCAACGAGCGGTGCTGTTTTCCAATCAAGGCGAATTGACGGCCGATGAATTTTCTCCCAATATTATTGTGGAAGTCGACCAGTCTAACCAGGCAAAACTGTACCAGGACATGGAGAGCAAATCTCTGGCAGATCAGGTGGCAATCAGTGAGAAACATCTCCTTCAGAAATCGCTCTCTGAGAATGGATACCGAAAGACTGCTACAGCAAAAGCTTTGGGAATCAGTCGGGTAGGGCTCTATAAGAAAATGCGCAAGTACGGAATGCTGGAACAAAAGAAATCGACTACAAAGAAGAAAATCCAGGCTGAAAATTAA